From Lactobacillus sp. PV012:
ATCTGTTCCTTTTCACATTATTTCTTTTATTAACCATAATTGATTAAGACAAAAGTTTCAAGAAAAACAAAAAAGAGATTGGAAATTCCAACCTCTCTCAAGCAAAGAAGATATAAATATATCTCAGGGTCTTCGTTTCACAACCGAAGTAGCCCAACATCAACACTTCCCGTGTTTTAGTATCTAAACTTAGATGTCTTTTGTCAAAGAACGCACTTCGCGTTTTTCCTCGACTCGTCGCTAACAAATATTATAACATATTACGTTTCCTTTTTCTACCATTTTTATATTTAAAAAAGAATTCAATTACTAATTGAGCTAACATAAAGCCCATCGCAATCGCAATTGTAACAATTGCTACTTTTAATAACAAATCTTCCCCTTCGGATAACTGACCACTAACTAAGGCACGGACAGCTTGATAGGCAGGCACGCCCGGAACCAAGGTTACAATTCCAGGAATATTAAAGATTATTGCAGGACATTTTTTTCTAATTGCAAACATATATCCTAAAATCCCAATTGTAAAAGCACCTAATAAGTTAGATCCAAGTCTACCAAAACTAGCTTGGGTCCCAAACCAATAAACCATCCACCCACTGGCTCCGGTAATTCCACAAGCAACTAATGCACGATGTGGCACATTAATAATCAGTGCAAAACCAACAGAGGCAATCCAGGAAAACGAAAGATTAATTAAAACATCTAACCAAGATGGTATCATTTAAAGCCCTCCTGCAAATACTTTAATCGCAAACCCAATTCCTCCTCCAAGTGCTACAGCGGTTAGCAAGGCTTCCACTGCTCGTGAAATTCCCGATAACAGATCACCAGTGAAAAGGTCTCGCAAAGCATTTGTAATTGCCACACCTGGAACTAAAGTCATTAAGGCTCCAATAATAATATTATCTACTTTCAAAATTGGCAATAAGCGGCATAAGCAAATCGTACTGGTTGCCATAACGATTGCAGTTACTAATTCTGCTAAAAATCTCACACTTGTGTAACGCTTCATCCCCAAGAAAAAGCCATAGCTTCCTCCACCAATAATCGCTGCTGGTAAAAAATCTGCCCAATCATATGCTCCCATAAACAAAATCATTAAGGTTGGACTCATAATCGTTGCCCCCAATATTTGAAGCCAAATTGGAAAATCTGGGAGTGCACGAGATATTTCTTGCAATTTTTTCCGTAGCTGTTTTAGCGTAATTTCTTTGGCTGCGAATTTTCGTGAAAGCTCATTAACACGATCTACTAGCTCTAAATTAATATTCCGATTCTTTACCTGGGTAATTTGAGTATAGGAATGCTGACCTAAACTCATGAAGATTCCTGTAGGCGTAATAAAGCAGCGTGCTTCTTCTACTCCGGCATTATGTGCAATTCGGAGCATTGTGTCTTCAACACGGTAAATTTCACTTCCACCTTCAAGCATCAGCCGTCCTGCTTTTAAGCAAGTATCTAAAATCTCATCCGCTTGCTTTTCAGCTAATTTTGTTTGTGTCATCTCTTAACCTCAATTACTGCATATTTTCAATGTCAATTGTTTTATCAATCCAATCTCCCCGGAAAAAATCACGCTCGTGACTTACGATAATTACCCCACCTGAAAATGCTTCAATCGCCTTGCGCAATGAATCTTTAGTAGCAACATCTAAGTGGTTAGTTGGCTCATCTAAAAATAATAAATTGGCAGGTTCAAAGGCCATCTGGGCTAATTTAACTTTTTCTTGTTCTCCTCCTGAAAGTTCCTTGAGCGGACTCATTGCTTGTTGGGCAGTTAACCCCATTCGTGCTAAGCTTTGGCGAAGTTCTCTTGGACGTAAACGAGGAAATTCTTCTTGCAAATATTGCAAGGGAGTCATGTTCTTATTTGGCCAAGCTAAATCTTGTTTAAAATAGGCTAATTTAGCAGTAGTAGAAAGCTCAAAAGAGCCATAGATCGGTTTTAATTTTCCCAATAAAGTTTTAAGTAAGGTAGTTTTTCCAATTCCATTAAAACCAGTGACTGCTACTTTTTCACCATTTCCAACGCTAAAATTAAAAGCCGACTTAACCAAAGCTTTATCATATCCAATTACCAAATCACGTGTTTGAAGTAATAAATTGGAAGCTGTTGCTACATAAGGGAAAACAACATGAGCCTTTTTATTAGTTTTAGGAGGATTTAAAAGTTCCATCTTAGAGAGCTGTCTTTCACGTGACTTTGCACTCTTTGATCGTGATCCAGCCTTATTTTTTCGAATGTAAGCTTCTGATTTTTTGATTTTTCGCTGCTGATTAGCATAAGCTTTC
This genomic window contains:
- a CDS encoding threonine/serine exporter family protein yields the protein MPSWLDVLINLSFSWIASVGFALIINVPHRALVACGITGASGWMVYWFGTQASFGRLGSNLLGAFTIGILGYMFAIRKKCPAIIFNIPGIVTLVPGVPAYQAVRALVSGQLSEGEDLLLKVAIVTIAIAMGFMLAQLVIEFFFKYKNGRKRKRNML
- a CDS encoding threonine/serine exporter family protein, whose protein sequence is MTQTKLAEKQADEILDTCLKAGRLMLEGGSEIYRVEDTMLRIAHNAGVEEARCFITPTGIFMSLGQHSYTQITQVKNRNINLELVDRVNELSRKFAAKEITLKQLRKKLQEISRALPDFPIWLQILGATIMSPTLMILFMGAYDWADFLPAAIIGGGSYGFFLGMKRYTSVRFLAELVTAIVMATSTICLCRLLPILKVDNIIIGALMTLVPGVAITNALRDLFTGDLLSGISRAVEALLTAVALGGGIGFAIKVFAGGL